GCATGGCGCGTGACATTGCGAACTCTGCCGACGAATTGTGCACCTCGCAAACAGTGCTCGGGCGACGGCAAGTGCACGATGAGAAGGCGGCGGCTGCGCCGGTGGCGGCGTCTTTGGCCGCCGATTCCGGCATCGAGACACTGCTGTCGCGGCGCGAGATCGAAGTGGTGTCCTTGATGGCCCAAGGCAAGAGCAACGGTTCGATCGCCACCCATCTGGTGATCTCGGAGGGCACGGTCAAGACGCACGTGAAGCACATCCTGCGCAAGCTCAAAGCGTCCAATCGCGCCGAGGCGGTGTTTCGCTACATGCGGATGGCCGCGGTGCACGGGGCGCCTCCGGCGATGCATCGCCGGCCGACAAGCATTGTGCCCTAGCGGATCCCGATAACCGCGTTCGACAACACCGCGGTGCCTCGCTGTTGGCACACCGCGTCGATCAACACCGCGTCGTCGAGTCGCCACATCCGCACCACAATCGTCTCGCCGGGATACACCACCCCGGCGAAGCGGGCGCGGTAACTGGCGACGCGGCTGACATCGCCGCCCAGGACCTCGTCGACGACCGCCTTGCACACGATCCCGTAGCTGCACAAGCCGTGCAGAATAGGTCGATCGAAACCGCCCCGGCCGGCAAATTCGGGATCGGCGTGAATCGGGTTCAGATCCCCGGAAAGCCGGTACAGCAGAGCCTGCTGAGGTAATGTCGCACAAGCTATTTCGGCATCCGGAGCGCCGGCTGGGGTGGCAGCCGGCGGCGGCGCCGGACGCGACGATGCCCGCCCGAACCCGCCTTCGCCGCGCATGAACGCACTGAACCGGTTGGTGACCAAGGGCTGACCGCTGGCCGCATCGGCGGTGACGGCCTCGAGCACCACCAGTGCGCCGCTGCCCTTATCAGAGATGTCGCAGATGGTGGCCGAGGTGCACACGTCCGCTTCGGCCGGCAGCGTTTGGTGGATCTCCAAATCCTGTTCACCGTGCAGCAATTCAGCCAAGTCGACCTGTATGCCGGGCACAGCGAGCAGGTCGGGCAGCATCGGCACCGCCGGGATCACCCCGTAGGAGGGCAGGCACGCGGAGCCGTCCCTCGTAGGTGTAGGCCAACTCGGCGGGATCGGTGGGTACCGACCCGGCTCCCAGCCCCAGGTGATAGAGGATGACATCGGTGGCACTCCACGAGCTGCGCCGCTGCGGCAGCACGGCCCCGAGCGCTTTGTCGACGTCGATCGGCATCGGGGTCAGCCTGGTGACTGCGTGAGCACGTACTTGCCCGGGGCCGGTATTAAGGATCGAAAGTCTCTGTTGCCCAGTTGTTTTGGAGCCTTTACTGTCCGGCCGGCACGCTCCGCAAGCCATGGTGCCCAGTCTTGCCACCAGGTGCCCTGGTGCATCTCAGCGGAGCGCAGCCATTCCTCCGGCGTGGCACAGGATTCGTCGCCGATGCGGTAGGAGGATTTGGGATTGCCCGGTGGGTGGATGACCGCGGCGATATGGCCGCTGGTCGACAACGCGAACCGGGTGTCACCGCCCAACATCGCCACGCTGCGATAGCAACTCGGCCACGGCGTCAGGTGGTCGGTTTCGCCGCCGGCGACGTAGCTGTCGCAGGTTATCTGGGCGAGGTCGATGGGTGTGCCCAACACGTTCAGAGCGCCCGGGGTGACCAGGGGGTTGGACATGCCGATGTCCATCAGATCGGCGTGCAGCGCCGCAGGCATGTTCATCGAATCCTGGTTCCAGAAAAGAAGATCGAACGCCGGTGGCTTATTGCCCAGGTAGTAATTGTTGACGAAGTTGTTCCAGATCATCTCGTTGGGCCGCAACCAGGCGAACGTGCGCGCCAACTCGGTGCCCGCGAGATAACCCTTGCGCCGCACCTTGGCCTTGGCGGCCTCGGCCACGTCGGGGGATGCCACCGACAGGACCGGCCCGCCGCGGCGCACGTCGAGTACGGTCACCATCAGGCTCAGCGTTGCGACGTGATCGATCTTGCCGAGCGCGGCCAGATGCGCCACAGCGGTGGTGGTGGCGACCCCGCCGGCGCAGAAGCCCACTACGTGCACGGCGTCGGCGCCAGTGATCGCGCGAGTGGTCTCTATGGCTTCGACGATGGATTCCAGATAGTCCTCCAAGCTCCAATTCGCGTCCTCGCGAGTCGGATTCGCCCAAGACAGCGCGAACGGCTGCAGTCGGTGATCGCCGAGAAATTCGACCATGCTCTTGCCCGGTGACAGGTCGACGACGTAGAACTTGCTGATCATCGGTGGGATCAGCAACACCGGGGTGGCATACACTTCGTCGACGCGGGACCGGTATTGAATCAGCTCGAAGCGTTCTTCGCGGCGCACCACCGCTCCCGGTGAGCAGGCCAGCGTGTCACCCACCCGAAATGGGGACTTGTCGACGTTGGCCGGCAACTTGAGCGGAGATCGCGCGTCGCGCACCGCCGCGCGCGCACCTTGCACAAAATTCTCGCCACCGCGGTCGATGGTCGTCTTCCAGACCGTCGGGTTGGTCAGCGGAAAGTTGGTCGGCGCCAGCGCGTCGAGCACATTGTCGACGACCAGCCGCAGGCGTTCCCGGTCCGCCCAGTCCAGCTCGGGCTCGTCGGCGAGGGTCCGGGCAAAGTCGCTGATGCTGAGATAACTCTGACAGAGTCGGCGGAACAACCAACTCTGCGTCCAGGCGGGGTCCCGGAACCGCGAGTCGCCTTTGGCGGGCGTCCGCCCGGATTGGCCGGTGAGGATTCTGGCCAGATCGCCGACCATCGTCGCGGTGTGCCCAGCGAGGCGACCCGGTCGTGTCGCGAGGCCACCCAGCGCCTTGACGAACTCCGATCCGGGGATGAAGCGGTTGTCCGCGCTGGCCGCTTCGGCCATCAACTGGTCGAGGCCGACGTTTTGGACCTGACCGGCCTTGTCCGTGATCTGCGGCCGCTGCGCGCGCGATTGCTTGACGCGGTCTGCCGGTGGCGATGGGGCCGCCGGCTGTGTCGGGGCCGGCTTGCGCTTCACGGCACCGTTGCCGTTGCGTGACGTGGTCTTCGACGCGGCGGACGTGACGGTAGAGGTGTCGGCGTTCATGACATCACGCTATGAGGGCCGCGTGACACCGGGAACCTCCCATTCGCGGTAACTGTGTCTCCCGACCGGGTATCGGCGTCGCCGCGTGGTCCGCTCCAGTGAAACGGTGGCGAGGTGACGCGCCAGTGACATCGAAATACGTTGCTGTTCTGGCTATTCCGACATACGCAGCTCAGCCGGCGGTTATCGTAGCCGCGAACTGCTGCTCGCCGCGGGCTCCCTTGCGGACATGCCCGCGACAGACATCGAAAGGATCCCAGCCGGGGCCGTGCTCCGGCAGCGACGCCCGATCGCTGATAACTTCGCCGGCCCAAAACGCCTTCAGCAGGTCGCGCCCGAGTACGTGTGATGCGGTGCCGACACCGCCGCGCATGGTGAACGCAATGCCGTAGAGATACACCGTGGACGCCCCCGCCAGGAAGAGACCGTCGATTTCGGTGCGGACCGACAGCCGCCGCCCCGGTCCGATCTGATCCTTCGCATTCTCAGGGCCGTAGGGCATCCGGGAGAGCGTAAAACGCTCGTGCGACAAGGGAGTTGCCGATTCCTGCCAGACGATGTGACCCGTCAACTCCGGCAATGTGTCGAGTACCCGGTCCATGACCGAGGCCTCGATTTCGGCCTTGCGCTGAATGTACGTGGGTGAACCTTTGTAGGACGGCCCCGCCATCGGGTCGCCACCGCCCCAGAACTCGTATTCCGCGGGCACGGCGGTAAAGGCTTCGATACTGCTGTGGCCCGGAATGCCGAAATGCTTGCGCCCCTGTGTTTTCAGCGTCGGTGAACTGATCGCCAGCCAGCCCCGCGGATCCCACTGTCCGTGGTCGAGCATGTCGTAGGTGGTCTGGACGTCGTAGCGGCCGTGCAGGATGTAGTTGGTCGCCGGGCGCGTCGCGGCGATATCGATGTCGGCGGCGATGTAGGTCGAGAAGATCGAGTGGGGGCGACGGAACGCGCGGATTCGGTCCACGGTGCGGCGGCGTAGGTGTTCGGGCCCAACCAGATCCAGGAAGGTCCGGTGGGCGTCGGCGTTGCTGATCACGATGTCGGTGCCGATGGCCTCGCCGTCGGTCAAGGTGACCCCGGTGACGCGACCGGCTTGGATGTCGATCGAACGCACCCGCGCTTTGGTCCGGATCGTGCCGCCATGGCTCAGTATCACCTCGGCCAGATTGGCTGCCAGAACCTGGCCGCCCTGGGTCGGGAAGTAGGCGCCGGCCTTGAAGTAGTGCCGCAGCAGGGCCGCGACCAACAACGCCGGAGTCCGAGACGGTGGCGTGTTATGCAGATGAATCAGCGACAGCAGGGCGGTACGGGCCTTCGGGCTCAGTCGATGGCGGTCGAACATGCGCCCGATCGGCTGCTCCAGGGCCCGCACGATGACGGCCAGCTCCCGGGGGCGCCGAGCCAACGGCAGCACGACACGCACTGAGTGGGGCACATCGTTGATCCGGTCCGCCCCTTCGCCGATGAGGCGTAGTTCCGCCACGCAGTTACGTAGTCCGGTGGCGTCGGCCGGAAATGTCTGCGCCAGGTTGTCGGCGAACCCGTCCCAGTTGGTCGGCACTCGGAAGGTGTGTTCAGGCAGTACGACGGTGTCCATGCCGTCGTCGTCGAGCCGGGACCACTCGATGCGGTCCTCGACTCCCAAACCGCGGAGCACGGTGGGGATCAAGCTGTCCGAACCGGGCACGCATCCCCCGACGTAGTGGACGCCACAGTCGAACTCCCACTTGCCCTTTCGCCGGAACACCTGCGAGCATCCGCCGAGGATCTCGTGCTGTTCGAGCACGAGCACGGATTTGCCCGAAGCCGCCAGGCACGCGGCGCTGACCAGCCCGCCCAGCCCCGACCCGATCACGATGATCTCGTACCGCTGCGGGCCGACTGG
The nucleotide sequence above comes from Mycobacterium kiyosense. Encoded proteins:
- a CDS encoding 3-alpha,7-alpha,12-alpha-trihydroxy-5-beta-choles t-24-enoyl-CoA hydratase (frameshifted, insertion at around 128204) encodes the protein MLPDLLAVPGIQVDLAELLHGEQDLEIHQTLPAEADVCTSATICDISDKGSGALVVLEAVTADAASGQPLVTNRFSAFMRGEGGFGRASSRPAPPPAATPAGAPDAEIACATLPQQALLYRLSGDLNPIHADPEFAGRGGFDRPILHGLCSYGIVCKAVVDEVLGGDVSRVASYRARFAGVVYPGETIVVRMWRLDDAVLIDAVCQQRGTAVLSNAVIGIR
- a CDS encoding hypothetical protein (frameshifted, insertion at around 128204), coding for MPIDVDKALGAVLPQRRSSWSATDVILYHLGLGAGSVPTDPAELAYTYEGRLRVPALLRGDPGGADAARPARCARHTGRLG
- the phaC1 gene encoding class II poly(R)-hydroxyalkanoic acid synthase, encoding MNADTSTVTSAASKTTSRNGNGAVKRKPAPTQPAAPSPPADRVKQSRAQRPQITDKAGQVQNVGLDQLMAEAASADNRFIPGSEFVKALGGLATRPGRLAGHTATMVGDLARILTGQSGRTPAKGDSRFRDPAWTQSWLFRRLCQSYLSISDFARTLADEPELDWADRERLRLVVDNVLDALAPTNFPLTNPTVWKTTIDRGGENFVQGARAAVRDARSPLKLPANVDKSPFRVGDTLACSPGAVVRREERFELIQYRSRVDEVYATPVLLIPPMISKFYVVDLSPGKSMVEFLGDHRLQPFALSWANPTREDANWSLEDYLESIVEAIETTRAITGADAVHVVGFCAGGVATTTAVAHLAALGKIDHVATLSLMVTVLDVRRGGPVLSVASPDVAEAAKAKVRRKGYLAGTELARTFAWLRPNEMIWNNFVNNYYLGNKPPAFDLLFWNQDSMNMPAALHADLMDIGMSNPLVTPGALNVLGTPIDLAQITCDSYVAGGETDHLTPWPSCYRSVAMLGGDTRFALSTSGHIAAVIHPPGNPKSSYRIGDESCATPEEWLRSAEMHQGTWWQDWAPWLAERAGRTVKAPKQLGNRDFRSLIPAPGKYVLTQSPG